The Sedimentisphaera salicampi genome includes a region encoding these proteins:
- the pstB gene encoding phosphate ABC transporter ATP-binding protein PstB — protein sequence MANQKESIIRAKNFYFYYGSHAGVKDITLDIYPRRVTAIIGPSGCGKSTFLRSINRMNDLIPNCSTKGELTVNGQDIYDNKINLVNLRRQVGMVFQTPNPFAKSIYDNIAYGPRLKGVQKKSSLDEIVETSLKQAALWGEVKDDLAKSALALSGGQQQRLCIARTIANKPKVILMDEPCSALDPIATGKIEDLVEELKDYYSIIIVTHSMQQAARVSQLTAFFCMGDLIEYDDTNKIFTNPREKSTEDYITGRFG from the coding sequence ATGGCAAATCAAAAGGAAAGCATAATACGGGCGAAAAACTTCTACTTCTACTACGGAAGCCACGCAGGAGTGAAGGATATTACTCTCGATATATATCCAAGGAGAGTAACAGCGATAATCGGCCCCAGCGGCTGCGGGAAAAGCACATTCCTGCGAAGCATCAACCGTATGAACGACCTTATACCGAACTGCTCTACAAAGGGCGAGCTTACAGTAAACGGGCAGGATATCTACGACAACAAGATTAACCTTGTGAACCTCAGAAGGCAGGTTGGGATGGTTTTCCAAACGCCAAACCCGTTTGCCAAGAGCATATACGACAATATCGCATACGGGCCGAGACTGAAAGGCGTGCAGAAAAAAAGCAGCCTTGATGAGATAGTTGAAACATCACTTAAGCAGGCAGCTTTATGGGGTGAGGTTAAAGACGATCTGGCCAAAAGTGCGCTTGCTCTCTCCGGAGGCCAGCAGCAGAGGCTTTGTATTGCCAGAACGATCGCAAACAAGCCGAAGGTGATTCTTATGGATGAGCCGTGCTCGGCTTTAGACCCGATTGCAACGGGGAAAATAGAAGACCTTGTAGAAGAGCTCAAAGACTACTACTCTATAATTATCGTTACCCACAGTATGCAGCAGGCGGCGAGGGTAAGCCAGCTTACGGCATTTTTCTGCATGGGAGATTTGATTGAATACGACGACACCAACAAGATCTTTACTAACCCGAGGGAAAAATCAACTGAGGATTATATCACAGGCCGGTTTGGATAA
- the phoU gene encoding phosphate signaling complex protein PhoU: MSLHLKREIEKLKTKVLKLGSLVEEAVQQATIAMKNRDLKLAKMVIRKDIMIDEMEVDVEEECLKVLALHQPVAIDLRFIVSVLKINNDLERIGDLAVKIAERVPCIAENFQVSVEPDYVDMAQKVQLMLQKSLDALVEMDQGLAEQVRGMDDEIDRLNIEISEQIRKGITEIDNDFENYMQLLNIPKSLERIADHAANISEDVIYMIEGKIVRHTTGQEDE, translated from the coding sequence ATGTCTTTACATCTGAAAAGAGAAATTGAAAAATTGAAAACCAAGGTTTTGAAGCTCGGGTCTCTGGTAGAAGAAGCCGTTCAGCAGGCTACTATCGCAATGAAAAACAGGGATTTGAAGCTTGCAAAGATGGTGATCAGAAAAGATATAATGATCGATGAGATGGAGGTTGATGTTGAAGAGGAATGTTTGAAGGTCCTCGCCCTTCATCAGCCCGTAGCGATAGACCTGAGATTCATTGTCTCAGTTCTGAAGATAAACAACGACCTTGAGAGAATTGGCGATCTTGCTGTTAAAATCGCCGAGCGGGTTCCATGCATTGCTGAAAATTTTCAGGTAAGCGTTGAACCGGATTATGTCGATATGGCTCAGAAGGTGCAGCTTATGCTGCAAAAGAGCCTTGATGCACTCGTTGAGATGGACCAAGGACTCGCAGAGCAGGTTCGCGGAATGGATGATGAAATTGACAGGCTCAATATCGAAATCTCCGAACAAATCCGTAAAGGCATCACAGAAATCGACAACGATTTTGAAAATTATATGCAGCTTCTGAATATCCCAAAAAGCCTTGAGAGGATTGCAGACCATGCCGCCAACATCTCAGAAGACGTTATTTATATGATAGAAGGCAAGATAGTCCGCCATACAACAGGCCAGGAAGATGAGTAG
- a CDS encoding SLC5 family protein — MRVRVILMIEVVMTFSVLDYIVFFGFIAAVLLIGTLKSRGEKGGEDFFLAGRGLKWWLIGFSLIAANISTEQFVGMSGNAASHIGLAIASYEWMAAIVLVIVAFFLLPFFLRAGIYTMPEFLEHRYNQGARFVMALATLAIYCLLLGAVTYSGALTIKSLGGNMGMDISLFKGSVAIGLIAMFYVASGGLKACAWADLLQGSALILGGAIILFFAMDKMGNADELTKVVDATSGKVVEETFSADKSALERFWSLNKERMNMFLPASDMTLPWTALIIGLWIPNFYYWGLNQYITQRTLGSASLAEGQKGIVFAAAMKVVVPFVIVVPGIMAFNLFAGNMQVEAIDGNTPVFAQYYKTNSDTEAIVVDKSPTKEEIKSWPKEDQVMLAVFENEEAINETYVDHAYVYPITQQEYQGIEANENVKFICHDSSVKSAFPTLSRELKKYNASVGDKAEKKFFLAYKYDTALAQLLGGVLPQNTGLTGFVLAALLGAVVSSLAALLNAASTIFSMDIFKKYLNPEISQDGILKLGRVSVFVFSAIAIFLAPQLGNPKFSSIFTVIQEGQGILSPGVLAVFAFGLISKKAPRYAGLVGLVLNAVVYIGLMLWVPELNFLNRMAICLGLCLVALTIMRIATPLKEPVQIKKNTTIELDVHTGARLAGVAVIVVVLLLYFLFSPIGLIR, encoded by the coding sequence GTGCGTGTTCGTGTAATTTTAATGATCGAGGTTGTTATGACATTTTCAGTATTAGATTACATTGTGTTTTTCGGATTTATAGCTGCGGTGCTGCTGATAGGTACGCTTAAGAGCCGCGGTGAAAAAGGCGGCGAAGACTTCTTCCTCGCCGGCAGAGGTTTGAAATGGTGGCTGATCGGTTTCTCGCTGATCGCTGCAAACATTTCTACCGAGCAGTTCGTTGGTATGAGCGGCAACGCCGCCAGCCATATTGGACTGGCGATAGCGAGCTATGAATGGATGGCAGCTATTGTACTTGTAATTGTAGCATTCTTTTTGCTGCCCTTCTTCCTTCGGGCTGGTATATACACTATGCCGGAATTCCTCGAACATCGTTACAACCAAGGGGCTCGTTTTGTAATGGCTCTTGCAACACTTGCTATATACTGCCTTCTGCTTGGTGCTGTAACTTATTCTGGAGCCTTGACGATCAAGTCTCTGGGCGGCAATATGGGCATGGACATAAGCCTGTTTAAGGGCTCTGTGGCCATAGGCCTTATTGCAATGTTTTATGTGGCCTCGGGCGGGCTGAAGGCCTGCGCGTGGGCGGATCTGCTTCAGGGATCTGCTCTGATTCTCGGCGGAGCTATTATTCTTTTCTTCGCTATGGACAAAATGGGCAACGCTGATGAGCTTACAAAGGTTGTAGATGCTACATCAGGAAAGGTTGTCGAAGAGACCTTCAGTGCGGACAAATCCGCTCTTGAACGTTTCTGGTCTCTCAATAAGGAACGTATGAATATGTTCCTGCCTGCTAGCGATATGACACTTCCGTGGACAGCTCTTATAATCGGGCTTTGGATTCCCAACTTCTACTACTGGGGGCTTAACCAGTACATTACACAGAGAACGCTCGGGTCTGCCTCGCTGGCAGAAGGGCAAAAGGGAATTGTGTTTGCGGCAGCTATGAAGGTGGTTGTACCGTTTGTGATTGTTGTGCCGGGTATTATGGCGTTTAACCTGTTTGCGGGCAATATGCAGGTTGAAGCGATAGACGGAAACACCCCCGTTTTTGCCCAGTACTACAAAACAAATTCTGATACCGAGGCTATCGTAGTGGATAAATCCCCCACAAAAGAGGAGATTAAATCCTGGCCGAAAGAAGATCAGGTTATGCTAGCTGTTTTCGAGAATGAAGAAGCTATCAACGAGACCTACGTTGACCACGCCTATGTATATCCTATAACGCAGCAGGAATATCAGGGGATAGAGGCAAATGAAAATGTTAAGTTTATATGCCACGATTCCTCTGTTAAAAGCGCCTTCCCCACACTCAGCAGAGAGCTGAAAAAATACAACGCTTCTGTAGGCGATAAGGCCGAGAAGAAGTTTTTCCTCGCATACAAGTATGACACCGCGCTTGCCCAGCTCCTCGGAGGGGTTCTCCCGCAGAATACAGGGCTTACTGGATTTGTGCTCGCTGCACTGCTTGGTGCTGTTGTGAGCTCGCTTGCAGCTCTTCTGAACGCCGCTTCTACGATCTTCTCTATGGATATTTTCAAGAAATACCTCAATCCGGAGATATCTCAGGACGGCATCCTAAAGCTTGGAAGAGTGAGTGTTTTTGTATTCTCTGCGATTGCGATATTCCTCGCTCCTCAGCTTGGCAACCCGAAATTCAGCAGTATCTTTACTGTGATTCAGGAAGGACAGGGGATCCTCAGCCCGGGCGTGCTGGCAGTATTTGCATTCGGGCTTATCTCTAAGAAGGCCCCGAGATATGCCGGACTTGTAGGGCTTGTGCTAAATGCCGTTGTTTATATCGGTCTTATGCTTTGGGTACCTGAGCTGAACTTCCTCAACAGAATGGCAATCTGCCTCGGGCTTTGCCTTGTAGCTCTGACAATAATGAGAATTGCTACCCCTCTGAAAGAGCCTGTTCAGATCAAAAAGAATACCACAATTGAGCTGGATGTGCATACAGGTGCAAGGCTCGCAGGTGTTGCGGTTATTGTCGTAGTTCTGCTGCTTTACTTCCTGTTCAGTCCAATCGGGCTCATCAGATAA
- a CDS encoding sugar transferase, whose translation MPPQIVSSIFDSRNGHRWIFWDLLACFFSLFLAMTITPVKTLTFVGLKVSISIVYAVLTTVLIRLCGVSVPGKDFSYSRMELFFATAIGTGLSFLCLQFLGSLCYYQFARTVTATILVFTFVSIFLPRLLAMEFMMVKAVNIALYPSGPNAAALQERLKDATNFNVEAVLCDSRYSGELKDDGIINLQDNSKEDVIKQLKDRGVEMVVLCEIKDLPKKTEKVLMDLPLHGIDILSKGAFVENYFREISLNYANLHWMASHRSLPGNTAIFSAKRIFDFIVASVVLLLSLPFWPLICLIIIFDSKGHPIFKQKRVGLYGKEFTVYKFRTMRNDAESTGAKWASKNDSRITKVGAFLRKTRIDELPQLWNVVKGNMSIVGPRPEVPQFVNELTKQIPYYERRHMVPPGLTGWAQICYRYGASVEDSRRKLEYDLYYIRHLSLLFDIQIIIKTIPSIMKGSR comes from the coding sequence ATGCCGCCTCAAATAGTATCAAGTATCTTTGATTCAAGAAACGGGCACAGGTGGATTTTCTGGGATCTTTTGGCCTGTTTTTTTTCGCTCTTCCTTGCAATGACAATAACTCCCGTTAAAACGCTAACCTTTGTAGGCCTGAAAGTTTCAATATCAATAGTTTATGCCGTGCTTACTACAGTTTTAATAAGGCTTTGCGGTGTTAGTGTGCCGGGTAAGGATTTTTCATATTCCCGGATGGAGCTTTTCTTCGCCACCGCAATCGGAACGGGCCTTTCATTCCTGTGTTTGCAGTTTCTCGGCAGCCTTTGCTACTATCAATTTGCCAGGACCGTAACCGCTACAATACTTGTTTTCACTTTTGTTTCGATATTCCTGCCCCGCCTTTTAGCCATGGAATTTATGATGGTGAAGGCCGTTAATATAGCTCTTTATCCAAGCGGCCCTAACGCAGCAGCTCTTCAGGAAAGACTGAAAGATGCTACCAACTTCAATGTAGAAGCTGTTTTGTGCGATTCGCGTTATTCCGGCGAACTGAAGGACGATGGGATTATAAACCTGCAGGATAATTCAAAAGAAGATGTTATAAAACAGCTCAAAGACAGAGGTGTGGAGATGGTGGTTCTTTGCGAAATAAAAGACCTGCCAAAGAAAACGGAAAAAGTTCTGATGGACTTGCCTCTGCATGGGATAGATATTTTGAGCAAAGGGGCTTTTGTTGAGAATTACTTCCGTGAGATTTCACTAAACTACGCCAACCTGCACTGGATGGCCTCCCACCGTTCACTGCCCGGAAACACGGCAATATTCTCAGCCAAGAGGATATTCGATTTCATAGTTGCAAGTGTTGTCTTGCTCTTATCCCTGCCTTTCTGGCCTTTAATTTGTTTAATTATTATTTTTGACAGTAAAGGTCATCCTATTTTCAAACAGAAAAGAGTCGGGTTATATGGCAAAGAATTTACTGTGTATAAATTCAGAACTATGCGAAACGATGCAGAATCAACTGGAGCTAAATGGGCAAGTAAAAATGATTCAAGGATAACAAAAGTAGGTGCCTTCCTTCGGAAAACTAGAATAGATGAGTTGCCGCAGTTGTGGAATGTAGTAAAGGGGAATATGTCGATTGTAGGCCCTAGACCCGAAGTTCCGCAATTTGTTAATGAATTAACTAAGCAAATTCCTTATTATGAAAGAAGGCATATGGTTCCGCCAGGACTCACAGGCTGGGCGCAGATATGCTATAGATACGGTGCGAGCGTGGAGGATTCAAGGCGTAAGCTCGAATACGACCTCTATTATATTCGACATCTCTCGCTTCTGTTTGATATACAGATAATAATCAAAACGATCCCATCGATAATGAAGGGCAGCAGGTAG
- the leuS gene encoding leucine--tRNA ligase, which produces MEKPGRYNFNQIEKKWQDFWDKNKTFKAEMKPEKPKYYVLDMFPYPSGQGLHVGHPEGYTASDIFSRYKRMNGFNVLHPMGWDAFGLPAEQYAVQTGTHPAETTKANVENMRRQIKGLGFSYDWDREVNTTDPNYYKWTQWIFLKFYNSFFDRDQQKARPIEELEVPETVKEAGKDAVREYVDSRRLAYEHEAPVNWCPELGTVLANEEVVNGVSERGGHPVIRKPMRQWMLRITEYAERLLNGLEGLDWSHSIKKLQQDWIGKSIGAEVDFLLDGFDDVISVFTTRPDTLFGATYMVLAPEHPLVDKITSKEHKKAVAEYKQQASKKSDLDRTDLAKEKTGQFTGAYAVNPVNGENIPVWISDYVLLSYGTGAIMAVPAHDSRDFEFAKQFGIKIIQVVKPEDPELAAKAEAEEICFDGEGIAVNSGQFNGKKTPQVKEEIIAWLEKQEQGKRAVNYKLRDWLFSRQRYWGEPFPILHAEDGERIALDESELPLMLPEVEDYKPTPDGAPPLGNAKDWIEVTLPDGRKARRELNTMPQWAGSCWYYLRYLDPKNSEEPVAKDKQKYWLPVDLYIGGAEHAVLHLLYSRFWHNLLYDLGYLDYPEPFQKLVNQGMILGEDGQKMSKSRGNVINPDAVVKDYGADSMRLYEMFMGPLEAAKPWSMSGLEGVHRFLQKFWRVAVNESTGKLCETVSDFKPDEQTERLMHQTIRKVSNDIDNFAFNTAISQMMIFVNHLAKLKFKPLSAVKNAVILLYPFAPHMAEELWQICGGEGDTLAYHSWPEYSEELAKEKEVEIAVQVKGKIKDRIMINPEASEEEMKEAVLSSEKVSKAVEGKQIRKVIAVKGRLVNIIT; this is translated from the coding sequence ATGGAAAAGCCCGGCAGATACAATTTCAACCAGATCGAAAAGAAGTGGCAGGATTTTTGGGATAAGAACAAAACGTTCAAGGCAGAGATGAAGCCAGAGAAGCCAAAGTATTATGTGCTTGATATGTTTCCCTATCCCAGCGGGCAGGGGTTGCATGTAGGCCATCCAGAGGGCTACACCGCGAGCGATATCTTCTCCCGCTACAAACGCATGAACGGGTTCAACGTTTTGCATCCGATGGGCTGGGATGCTTTCGGTCTGCCGGCAGAGCAGTATGCTGTACAAACCGGCACTCACCCCGCCGAAACCACAAAGGCCAACGTTGAGAATATGCGAAGGCAGATAAAGGGGCTGGGCTTCAGCTACGACTGGGACCGCGAGGTCAACACAACCGATCCGAACTACTACAAATGGACGCAGTGGATTTTCCTGAAATTCTACAACAGCTTCTTCGACAGAGACCAGCAGAAGGCACGCCCAATTGAGGAGCTTGAAGTCCCCGAGACTGTAAAAGAGGCGGGCAAAGATGCGGTGCGTGAGTATGTTGATTCACGCAGGCTCGCATACGAGCATGAGGCTCCTGTGAACTGGTGCCCCGAGCTGGGGACAGTTTTGGCCAACGAGGAGGTTGTAAACGGAGTGAGCGAGCGGGGCGGCCATCCTGTAATCAGAAAGCCAATGCGGCAGTGGATGCTTCGCATTACAGAGTATGCCGAGAGGCTCCTGAATGGGCTGGAGGGGCTGGACTGGTCTCATTCAATCAAAAAGCTCCAGCAGGACTGGATAGGCAAGAGCATCGGTGCTGAGGTGGATTTCCTGCTTGATGGATTTGATGATGTAATAAGCGTGTTTACCACGCGTCCTGATACGCTCTTCGGGGCAACGTATATGGTGCTTGCACCTGAACACCCGCTGGTGGATAAGATTACCAGCAAAGAGCATAAGAAAGCAGTTGCCGAATATAAGCAGCAGGCCTCAAAGAAAAGCGACTTAGACCGTACAGACCTTGCCAAGGAAAAGACAGGCCAGTTTACAGGGGCTTATGCAGTAAATCCGGTAAACGGCGAGAATATTCCTGTTTGGATAAGCGATTATGTCCTGCTGAGCTATGGTACTGGAGCGATTATGGCAGTACCTGCGCACGACAGCAGAGACTTCGAATTTGCAAAGCAGTTTGGGATTAAGATTATTCAGGTGGTAAAGCCGGAAGACCCGGAGCTTGCAGCAAAGGCAGAGGCTGAGGAGATCTGCTTCGACGGCGAGGGGATTGCAGTTAATTCAGGCCAATTCAACGGCAAGAAAACGCCGCAGGTGAAGGAAGAGATAATCGCTTGGCTCGAGAAACAGGAGCAGGGGAAAAGGGCAGTGAACTACAAACTTCGCGACTGGCTCTTCAGCCGGCAGAGGTATTGGGGCGAGCCTTTCCCGATCCTGCACGCAGAAGACGGCGAGAGAATCGCTCTGGATGAATCAGAGCTGCCGCTGATGCTCCCTGAGGTTGAGGATTATAAACCTACTCCAGACGGCGCGCCCCCTCTGGGCAACGCCAAAGACTGGATAGAGGTTACCCTTCCGGACGGAAGAAAAGCACGGCGTGAGCTCAACACTATGCCGCAGTGGGCGGGGAGCTGCTGGTACTACCTGAGATACCTTGATCCAAAAAACAGTGAGGAGCCTGTCGCAAAGGATAAACAGAAATACTGGCTGCCTGTGGATCTGTATATCGGCGGGGCAGAGCATGCCGTGCTGCATTTGCTTTATTCGAGATTCTGGCATAATCTGCTTTACGATTTGGGCTATTTGGATTATCCCGAGCCGTTCCAGAAGCTCGTTAATCAGGGTATGATTCTCGGCGAAGACGGCCAGAAAATGAGCAAGAGCCGCGGGAATGTTATCAATCCTGATGCGGTAGTTAAGGATTATGGGGCGGATTCAATGCGGCTTTATGAGATGTTTATGGGGCCGCTTGAGGCGGCAAAGCCGTGGAGTATGAGTGGGCTTGAAGGCGTGCACAGATTCCTGCAGAAGTTTTGGCGGGTGGCAGTGAATGAGAGCACGGGCAAGCTCTGCGAAACTGTTTCTGATTTTAAGCCTGATGAGCAGACCGAAAGGCTTATGCACCAGACAATACGCAAGGTGAGCAATGATATAGACAATTTCGCATTTAATACGGCCATAAGCCAGATGATGATTTTTGTAAACCACCTGGCAAAGCTCAAATTTAAGCCGCTTTCTGCTGTGAAAAATGCTGTAATTCTGCTTTACCCATTTGCTCCGCATATGGCCGAAGAGCTTTGGCAGATATGCGGCGGCGAAGGCGATACGCTCGCATATCACAGCTGGCCGGAGTACAGCGAGGAGCTTGCAAAAGAGAAGGAAGTGGAAATTGCTGTGCAGGTTAAGGGGAAGATAAAAGACAGGATTATGATTAACCCCGAGGCGAGCGAAGAAGAGATGAAAGAAGCCGTCCTAAGCAGTGAGAAGGTGTCTAAGGCTGTTGAAGGCAAACAGATCCGCAAGGTGATTGCTGTTAAGGGCAGGCTGGTGAATATTATCACTTGA
- a CDS encoding RHS repeat-associated core domain-containing protein, producing MKRQYIYGPGVDNPVAMLTYSNDAISGLYFYHTDALGSVAAMSSSNGHIAETYRYTPYGRPTIYDAGGQQITQSSIGNPYMFTGRRYDAGTGLYYYRARMYSPKIGRFLQTDPLGYFDTINPYAYCGNNPVNWIDPWGLCRGDREKGIFEKIIDFLTVVLPYGNPDVSSPIAQGMAGASTFCNARAKQRARNNKLARDDYREDEPYRPPIESTPYIYLGMNPKTGKEEYIFVGNKKANKK from the coding sequence TTGAAACGTCAATACATATATGGTCCTGGGGTGGATAATCCGGTTGCTATGCTAACGTACTCAAACGATGCGATATCCGGCCTGTACTTCTATCATACCGATGCTCTGGGCAGTGTGGCTGCGATGAGCAGCTCTAACGGGCATATCGCCGAGACGTACAGATACACCCCTTACGGCAGGCCGACAATATACGATGCCGGCGGCCAGCAGATTACGCAGTCTTCCATCGGGAATCCGTATATGTTCACCGGCCGGCGGTATGATGCCGGCACGGGGCTGTACTACTACAGAGCGAGAATGTACAGCCCGAAAATCGGCCGCTTCCTCCAAACCGACCCGCTCGGCTACTTCGACACAATCAATCCATACGCCTACTGCGGTAATAATCCTGTAAACTGGATTGATCCTTGGGGGCTATGTCGAGGGGATAGAGAAAAAGGTATATTTGAGAAAATTATCGATTTCCTTACTGTAGTATTACCATATGGGAATCCTGATGTTTCTTCTCCGATAGCGCAAGGAATGGCTGGAGCTTCGACTTTTTGCAACGCGAGAGCTAAGCAAAGAGCCAGAAATAATAAATTGGCCAGAGACGATTATAGAGAAGATGAGCCTTATAGACCTCCTATTGAGTCAACACCATATATATACTTAGGCATGAACCCAAAAACAGGAAAAGAAGAGTATATTTTTGTAGGCAATAAAAAGGCTAATAAAAAGTGA
- a CDS encoding RHS repeat-associated core domain-containing protein — protein MSRFAKNAIGNPYMFTGRRYDAGTGLYYYRARMYSPKIARFLQTDPLGYFDTINPYAYCGNNPVNYIDPWGLYPDEYNPGGIGFPGGRGIPGGPPHEISPNEKKWIETQIAKQPLKFLPDLANPAILLLTHPKKMGDGSYQDPNLSGYYLDPNSPSCPYPRIYIPKSDNNQCEI, from the coding sequence ATGTCAAGATTCGCCAAAAATGCTATCGGGAATCCGTATATGTTCACCGGCCGGCGGTATGATGCCGGCACGGGGCTGTACTACTACAGAGCGAGAATGTACAGCCCGAAAATCGCCCGCTTCCTCCAAACCGACCCGCTCGGCTACTTCGACACAATTAATCCATACGCCTACTGCGGCAATAATCCTGTAAACTACATTGATCCTTGGGGGCTGTATCCAGATGAATATAATCCTGGAGGAATTGGATTTCCTGGAGGAAGGGGAATTCCAGGAGGACCTCCCCACGAGATATCTCCAAACGAAAAAAAGTGGATTGAGACTCAAATAGCTAAACAGCCTTTAAAATTTTTGCCTGATTTGGCAAATCCAGCAATTTTGCTTTTAACTCATCCTAAAAAAATGGGAGACGGTTCATATCAGGATCCAAATTTGTCTGGATATTATTTGGATCCGAATTCTCCTTCTTGCCCATATCCTCGTATCTATATTCCTAAATCTGATAATAATCAATGCGAAATATAA
- the lepB gene encoding signal peptidase I, whose amino-acid sequence MIIPGAGLMRYDRWLSGFILLVIWLLIPDHLNVLYLISTAGNIFLFRHLNYESYRNSKKRLLKIAIQYPLLILCLNFLFSSNLFFAVDNCINRTDIMAPQVESGEQCLVNLIAYAKNVPEAGDLVVYSEELYLGQAAGLPGDTIVVRDNKLLINGKPAEFANIPSKNLGRLESWAASAGGKEFFGVGEKYTVPEGCVFLVCNKPDKNISSFTMGAVRIDSLYGKVIYIMNWPWLNSYGIH is encoded by the coding sequence TTGATTATCCCCGGGGCAGGATTAATGAGATATGACAGATGGTTGTCCGGTTTCATATTGCTGGTTATTTGGCTGTTAATACCAGATCATTTGAACGTTCTGTATTTAATAAGTACGGCAGGAAATATATTTTTATTCAGGCACCTTAATTATGAGAGTTACAGAAATTCGAAGAAAAGATTGCTCAAGATTGCAATTCAATACCCATTGCTGATTCTTTGCCTGAATTTTCTGTTTTCTTCCAATTTATTCTTTGCTGTAGATAATTGCATTAACAGAACGGACATAATGGCTCCGCAAGTTGAATCTGGAGAGCAGTGTTTAGTGAATTTGATCGCTTATGCCAAAAATGTCCCTGAAGCTGGTGATCTTGTAGTTTATTCTGAAGAGTTATATCTGGGGCAGGCAGCCGGTCTGCCGGGAGATACTATTGTTGTTAGGGACAACAAATTGCTTATAAACGGCAAGCCGGCAGAGTTTGCAAATATTCCATCGAAGAATCTGGGCAGGCTCGAAAGTTGGGCTGCATCAGCTGGCGGAAAAGAGTTTTTCGGGGTTGGGGAGAAATACACTGTTCCTGAAGGATGTGTTTTTTTGGTATGCAATAAGCCCGATAAAAATATAAGCAGCTTCACAATGGGGGCGGTGAGAATTGACAGCCTCTACGGCAAGGTAATTTACATTATGAATTGGCCGTGGTTAAATAGCTATGGGATTCACTGA
- a CDS encoding GAF domain-containing SpoIIE family protein phosphatase, protein MAKKLKKKEIHEEIYNITTLAAGAFSLQEVLDKLAKAAVEISGAKACSMRLLSSETMDLEMRSTYGLSEAYKNKGAVTKDDPVIKEAFRGNAVVINDMQTDKRVQYPIASQKEGLVSQLTVSMEFRQRPVGVLRLYASRKHFFGENDISIARLVASQCAVAITNARLYGTAIKMNQMQGQMDLAGIIQRRMMPKILPAIEGLDIAASYRPCFSVGGDFYDFTLIDDKTLVFLMADVIGKGIPAAMIMSMFRGGFKALIECGRGCRRYSIFNFADVLNNFACKHCTKGEFITTFIGVFEFKKGLLHYTNCGHEPGLLLRNNDIIELDKGGPVLGLDIKSRFESGTIDLKKNDIYMFYTDGLVDAVNFDGHFWGKGNLYQTAKRCTHKMDAETITKTVLNYRRRFTGLSQQQDDTSLVTFKVNKLNTENSQPEYTI, encoded by the coding sequence ATGGCAAAGAAGCTGAAGAAAAAAGAAATACACGAAGAGATATACAATATCACAACCCTTGCAGCAGGAGCATTCAGCCTCCAGGAGGTGCTCGACAAACTCGCCAAAGCGGCAGTTGAGATCTCCGGAGCAAAGGCCTGCTCGATGAGGCTTCTATCTTCGGAAACAATGGACCTCGAGATGAGAAGCACCTACGGGCTCAGCGAGGCATACAAGAATAAGGGTGCTGTAACAAAAGATGATCCCGTGATAAAAGAGGCCTTCCGCGGGAATGCAGTTGTGATTAACGATATGCAAACCGATAAACGGGTGCAGTATCCGATTGCCAGCCAGAAGGAGGGGCTTGTGAGTCAGCTTACTGTGTCTATGGAATTCCGCCAGAGGCCGGTGGGAGTGCTCAGGCTTTATGCCTCAAGGAAACACTTCTTCGGCGAAAACGATATCTCCATAGCAAGGTTAGTGGCATCTCAGTGCGCTGTGGCGATTACAAACGCCCGCCTCTACGGAACAGCAATAAAGATGAATCAGATGCAGGGACAGATGGACCTTGCCGGCATTATTCAGCGAAGAATGATGCCCAAAATCCTTCCTGCAATTGAAGGGCTTGATATTGCCGCTTCATACAGGCCATGTTTCAGCGTGGGCGGAGATTTCTACGACTTCACCCTAATCGACGATAAGACGCTCGTTTTCCTTATGGCAGACGTGATTGGCAAAGGTATCCCCGCTGCTATGATTATGTCTATGTTCAGGGGCGGATTTAAGGCTCTTATTGAATGCGGGAGGGGCTGCCGGCGATACAGCATATTCAATTTCGCAGATGTTTTGAACAATTTCGCCTGCAAACACTGCACTAAGGGCGAATTCATCACGACGTTTATCGGGGTGTTTGAATTCAAAAAAGGGCTTCTGCACTATACCAACTGCGGCCACGAACCCGGGCTTCTGCTGAGAAACAATGATATTATCGAACTGGATAAAGGCGGGCCGGTTCTCGGCCTTGATATTAAGTCTCGCTTTGAAAGCGGCACGATAGACCTCAAGAAAAACGACATTTATATGTTCTACACAGACGGGCTTGTGGATGCGGTTAATTTCGACGGCCATTTCTGGGGCAAGGGAAATCTCTACCAAACCGCAAAGAGATGCACGCATAAAATGGATGCCGAAACGATAACGAAAACTGTGCTGAACTACCGCCGCAGATTTACAGGCCTCTCACAGCAGCAGGATGATACGAGCTTGGTAACGTTTAAGGTAAATAAGCTCAATACCGAGAACTCCCAGCCGGAGTACACTATCTAA